GACGATCAAGAGCAGATTACAGTCATCAATGAATCAGCGATAAAGATGTTGCAAATTAAAAATGAAAACGTTATCGGGAAGAAAATCCGAGTTGTTATTCCCGATACACGGTTACCGGAAATCTTATATTCTGAACAACCAGTTTATCAAAAGGAGTTTTACGTTCAGAATCGAGCGGTTTTAAGCAACCGCATTCCAATCAGAGTGGCCGGTAAAACTGTCGGAGCAGTTGCTGTTTTTCAGGATAAGACAGAAGTTGACCGCCTTGCAGAAGAATTAACAGGTGTACAAGCATTTGTTGATGCTCTACGCGTTCAAAATCATGAGTATTCAAATAAACTCCATACAATTGCTGGATTAATTCAATTAGATCAAGGAAAAAAAGCATTAGAATATATTTTTGAACTAAATGATGAGCAATCTGCACTATCACAATTATTTACAAAAAATATCCACGATGATAGCATCGCTGGTTTGCTACTTGGTAAAGTTAGTCGCGGTAAGGAGTTAGGCATTAAAGTTAAAATCGATAAAGACAGCCTGTTTACTCATTATCCAGAAGGAATCACAAATCATGATTTGGTTGTCATCCTCGGTAATTTGATCGATAACAGTATTGATGCTTTGCAGTTGTCTACAAAAAATAACAAAGACATTTTTGTATTGATTCAGGAGCATGAGGGCCAATTATTAATCTGTCTTTCCGATAATGGTGATGGAATCCCTGAAAGCATACAGGGAAATATTTTTTCAAGAGGGTATTCAACGAAGGCCAATGAAGGCAGAGGGATAGGGTTATTTCTCGTTCAATCGATCGTAGAACGTGTGGACGGTCACATTAGGGTTGATAGCACAATACAAAAAGGTACGACGATTTCGATTCATGTGCCAATGAAAAGGGAGAGTGTCCAGTATGAACCAGAACGGAACCGATGAAATTACTGTATTGTTAATTGAAGATGATCCGATGGTTCAGGAAGTTAACCGTTTGTTTATAGAAAAAGTAGATGGTTTTTCCGTTATCGGTGTGGCTTCAAATGGAAAAGAAGGTAGACAACAGGTACATTCACTAAAACCAGATCTTGTTTTATTGGACATTTATATGCCTGATACAAATGGTATGATGCTCGTCCAACAACTTCGTCAAGAAGATACCGATGTAGATATTATAGCCGTTACGGCAGCCAATGATACAAAAACTGTGAAAACCTTGATGCGTTATGGGGCGATTGATTACATAGTAAAGCCATTCACGTTTGAAAGGTTAGAAAAGGCATTGAAGCAATATAAAGATGTTTATCTTCAGTTAAATGAACAAGCGGAAGTATCGCAGGATCAACTCGACGAAGTTTTACAGCAAAAGGATGGGAAGGTAGAGCAAGGTTTGCCTGAAGAGTTGCCAAAAGGGTTACATGTATTGACATTAAAGCAAATTTACACGTATTTAGAACAAACAAGCGAGCCAAAGTCTGCGGAGGCGATTGGTGCGTCAATTGGAATGGCTCGAGTGACAGTCCGTCGTTATTTAAATTACTTAGAGTCTATCGGTAAGGTAGAAATGGAGCTAACGTATGGTACGATCGGTAGGCCTATTCAAATGTACCAAATAAAGACGACAAAGGAGTAGAAAATGAAACGTGTAGTTACGATTTTTTCGTTTTTATTAATAGGGATTTTGACGGCGATCTATATAGGCTTTGGATTTAATGGGGAAGAGGACTTGCAGGCAGTTGATTACGAACTGGAAGGGTTAAATGAAAAATATACTCTTCGATTTAGCCATGTAGTTGCTGAGAATACACCGAAGGGACTAGCAGCTTCTTACTTTGCTGACCTTGTCAAAGAGAAGACAAATGGTTGGGTTGATGTCCAAATTTATCCAAACGGTGTGCTCTATGAGGCACAGGAGGAATTTGAGGCCTTAGCAAAAAATGAAGTACAGATGATTGCGCCAGCTTTTTCAGAGATTGCTGTCCATGACCCAAATTGGTTGTTAATGGACCTTCCTTATGTTTTTGAGGATAAAGATATGCTGGGGAAAGCCTTTAATGGTAGGATTGGCGAGTTGTTATTTGCAAGTATTGAAGAGCATGGGTATATGGGTCTTGATTTCTGGTATAACGGGTTCAAGCAACTAACAAATAATGTAAGGCCAGTTAGGGATCCTGATGACCTAAATGGAATTTCGGTTCGCGTCATGCCTAGTGACGTCTTAAAAGAAACATATCGAACGGTTGACGCAAGTCCTAGAGTGTTTACATTTAATGAAGTTTATGAAGCCTTAAGTGATGAACGGGTTGACGGTCAAGAAAATACGTTAACAAACATGTATTCCAAACGTTTTTATGAGCAGCAAGGTTATATGACAGTGAGCAACCATAGTTATTTAGGCTATGCAGTCTTAATGAACCCACAATTTTGGGATCGGCTACCTTCTAATTATCAACGTCATATACGAGAGGCGATGATCGAAACCACAGAATGGCTTTATGAGCATGAACGTGTGTTAAATGAAGAGATGTATGAGCGAATCGTAAGAAGTGGTGCTATCGATATTCATATCCAAACTGAGCAAGAAAAGCAGCGATGGATTGAAGCTTTTAGCCCGGTCTACGACCAATTTGTTCCAATTATTGACGATGAAATCATGAATGAAGTAAACCATCTACATGAAGGTTAGTACCTTTTAGAGTCGATTTTTTTCGGCTCTTTTTTTATGTGACCAAAAAGACCAAAAAGATCAATAAGTTCAAATAATGAAATGGTTTTGAAAACGCTTTAAAATTGGAATTGTTAAAAAATAAAGGATATAAGGGGGAGCAACATATGAAAAAGTTTCTTAGAAGGACGTTGCTAACAACGATAACAGGTTTAGGTTTGGTCTTTGCGTCAGCTTGTGGTGGGGAAGACACTGCAGGTACACCTGACGATGGTGGAGATGATGCTGGCCAAGATACAACGGTAAATTATGATGAAAGCCCATCAACGGTTGTCATTGGGACTGCATCTCAAGGGGGAACATATTTTATTTATGGTGGTGGTCTTGCATCACTATTAGAAAGTGAACTAGGGGTAACAGCCAATGTGGAAGTAACCGGGGGACCAGTTCAAAATATGATCCTTACTCACAATAAAGATCAAGACATCGGTATGATCACACTTGGACCTGGTTATGAAGGAATCACTGGTACAGGAGAATGGGCAGATGGTCAAACCTATGATGATGTTCGTGTCGCATTCCCGATGTACACAACACCTTTCCATTGGTGGTCATTAGAAAATAGTGGAGTTACATCAATTGATGAAATGGCTGGTATGCGTGTTGGGGTAGGACCAGCTGGTGGAACTTCTGGAACATACTTACCATTAATTCATGATGCATTAGATTTAGATGTACAACCTGTACAAGCAGGGGCAAGTGATATGACGAGCCAACAAATGGATGGTCAATTGGATGTCATTGGTTTTGCTGCTGGTATTCCAATTTCAGCCGTATCAGAAGTTGAAGCGCAACGCGATATTAATTTCTTTGGAATTGACGGTGAGCAAAGAGAGCAAGTGATTGAAGAATATCCTTTCTTCTTCCCATTTACAATTCCTGCTGAAACGTATAACCAATTAGAT
Above is a genomic segment from Desertibacillus haloalkaliphilus containing:
- a CDS encoding response regulator is translated as MNQNGTDEITVLLIEDDPMVQEVNRLFIEKVDGFSVIGVASNGKEGRQQVHSLKPDLVLLDIYMPDTNGMMLVQQLRQEDTDVDIIAVTAANDTKTVKTLMRYGAIDYIVKPFTFERLEKALKQYKDVYLQLNEQAEVSQDQLDEVLQQKDGKVEQGLPEELPKGLHVLTLKQIYTYLEQTSEPKSAEAIGASIGMARVTVRRYLNYLESIGKVEMELTYGTIGRPIQMYQIKTTKE
- a CDS encoding TRAP transporter substrate-binding protein, with amino-acid sequence MKRVVTIFSFLLIGILTAIYIGFGFNGEEDLQAVDYELEGLNEKYTLRFSHVVAENTPKGLAASYFADLVKEKTNGWVDVQIYPNGVLYEAQEEFEALAKNEVQMIAPAFSEIAVHDPNWLLMDLPYVFEDKDMLGKAFNGRIGELLFASIEEHGYMGLDFWYNGFKQLTNNVRPVRDPDDLNGISVRVMPSDVLKETYRTVDASPRVFTFNEVYEALSDERVDGQENTLTNMYSKRFYEQQGYMTVSNHSYLGYAVLMNPQFWDRLPSNYQRHIREAMIETTEWLYEHERVLNEEMYERIVRSGAIDIHIQTEQEKQRWIEAFSPVYDQFVPIIDDEIMNEVNHLHEG
- a CDS encoding TAXI family TRAP transporter solute-binding subunit; protein product: MKKFLRRTLLTTITGLGLVFASACGGEDTAGTPDDGGDDAGQDTTVNYDESPSTVVIGTASQGGTYFIYGGGLASLLESELGVTANVEVTGGPVQNMILTHNKDQDIGMITLGPGYEGITGTGEWADGQTYDDVRVAFPMYTTPFHWWSLENSGVTSIDEMAGMRVGVGPAGGTSGTYLPLIHDALDLDVQPVQAGASDMTSQQMDGQLDVIGFAAGIPISAVSEVEAQRDINFFGIDGEQREQVIEEYPFFFPFTIPAETYNQLDEDLETIAMFNFGIVHKEMDPDFVYEFVKAYHENQDMLINTHSAAEEAVEDAILRNDVMPLHPGAIRYYEEVGIELPESVYPAEHE
- a CDS encoding ATP-binding protein, encoding MLNLPLRWKITGLAFGIVAFSLVVIGIILIGYISDVKEEELSQRAMITAQLVAQNQTVQANIDKENASAILQPFAERTRMLNKNDYIVILNMDRERLTHPIHERLHTTFYGGDEGPAFAEHIYTSKARAGDATTVRAFVPVVNADHEQVGVVVVGNVLPSLKSLIYEGSNTAIPIIGITLLVGFWGAWMLANHIKEQTFHMEPKQLARVLVERTATFNAIHEGVIAIDDQEQITVINESAIKMLQIKNENVIGKKIRVVIPDTRLPEILYSEQPVYQKEFYVQNRAVLSNRIPIRVAGKTVGAVAVFQDKTEVDRLAEELTGVQAFVDALRVQNHEYSNKLHTIAGLIQLDQGKKALEYIFELNDEQSALSQLFTKNIHDDSIAGLLLGKVSRGKELGIKVKIDKDSLFTHYPEGITNHDLVVILGNLIDNSIDALQLSTKNNKDIFVLIQEHEGQLLICLSDNGDGIPESIQGNIFSRGYSTKANEGRGIGLFLVQSIVERVDGHIRVDSTIQKGTTISIHVPMKRESVQYEPERNR